A window of Ananas comosus cultivar F153 linkage group 11, ASM154086v1, whole genome shotgun sequence genomic DNA:
attaatcaacggttaagatctattttaattttttaataataaagtaccgaatcatttctcataTATATTATCTGTATACTCTCGTATCAAATGCATATATCTTACATCTAAGTCATCTaagtgcttttattttttatttaccctattatttgtttttattacttgaagagcaaaaaaaatttataattttcaggCTACGTAAGttataagatttatatttatGTGCAAGTGTACaagtattatttattaaaagcaAATTCTACTTTATTGATTGATCtgagggtgcgtttggtttacattatgaaagattactaggaataaaagatatccgagaatcttatttctattcatacTATTAttaagaatgtggaatttctgtgtttggttcgcacggtaatattaattagccatgttatttaatattacaaaaaatatacaattaatttatttatttatttaattaattttagataatgttaccaaaaatttcaacatctttttagaaaaaaggaagagagagtataagttagagagagagagcataattaaaaaaaaagaaagaaaaatatagtcgaaattagagggagtgagagagttgaaattttagaaagagagagagagaaagcttagtttagagagagaaaaaaaaagttgaattttagagagaaaaataagtttagagagagatataaggttagagtgtaaagaaaaataatatcaattagccggcgggtaggaagaaagaaagagattagatatattatgattaccccaatccattaatatgaggatacccaccctccctcaagggaatgagattagtactttggggtgaatcttattcccaagtgaatctaatattaccaactagattacttagtgcgtttagccaaacaccgttatattttttattcacattggattactagtaatctttaaaagatagcgcgaaccaaacgcaccctgaGTGTAATAAATAGATGTTTTTAAATCACATTGATTATAAAATGGTACACAGACATTACAGCATTGTGTTTTAATAGGTGAGGCAGGACAAATGCTATAAAGTCACCAAAAATAAGATATATCTGTCTCATAATCGCTCAATTGCATTATTATAcataacttaaataaaattgcataaattttacattatctttattatttatctaatattgttaaaatttttaaatttttttattacttgaaAGCTAAAACTAGCTCCTATGTCTTCCTTCTTTTCAATACGtgaaaatttaacaaaaataaaaagtgtataatagttttttctttaataatttGGTGAAGTTTGAGTGAGACATATCTTTTATTACTCCTTTAGAGCTGGAACTTGTATAATTTAATTAGGTCTTTGTTTGAATGCATAAGCATATTATTATTCAgtgtattttttaatttgttgagAATATTTTAgcagttgaaaaaaaaaaatatgaaaaagtatctaaaacaaatactatttttataatcttataagcagaataaaatatttatttattatgacataataaaatatttttataatttaggcCTTGTTTGATGTTGAAGTACATTGGTAAGCAAACTGTTATAAAAGTATAGGatgttattatattatatatataataatatgaaaaaggAAATTTGTTTAACCATGCAAGTCACTTTCCAACATTAATAAGAGGGGGGGCAAGCAAGCGGCAGAAATAACGAGGCTCTCTAAAAGCGggaaaatagaaagagaaattgaAGCATCGACCGACTACTTACTGCTCACTGCCCCTGCTGGTGGATggtggtctctctctctctctctctctccgtctttttcttactatttttttcccctctctctctctctctctctctctcttcttcctgcTTCGAGAGCTCGAGagattctctctcctctctccttctAGCCATGGCGATGGCGTTCGAGGGCTTCTCCATACGGTAAGGATCGCAtactactctctctctttttctctctctctctctcgcatccGGTTGTTGATCCAATATATGGGGTTTCACAGAGAGTACGCGGCGAAGATGAGGAGCGTGGACGAGAGCAAATGCTGGCCCTTCGACGGGGACGGGGACGAGAGGGGGCTGCCGCCGATGCCGGCGAGGAAGTTCCGGTGGTGGTGCGACGAGCTCGCCGCCTTGGGATCGGGGGCGCGGGGGGCGGCgccggaggtggaggaggaggggagggcgCAGGGGAGGCCGAGCTCGGCGCGGGCGAAGCAGCGGGCTCCGAAGAAGCGGTCGATCGTGGAGCTCTTCGCGGTGGCGCCGCAGATCGAGGCCGTGGGAGACGAGACCGATGGGAGCGATGGAGAGGGTCGCGGCTGcgagggggaagaggaagaggaagaggaagaggagggaggaggaggagaagcgaacgaaagaggaggaggaggtggcggcggtggtggtTCGTGTGGCGGAGGCGAAGGCCACGGTTGCGATGAGAGGGTTTCCGAGGTggtgaggaagaggaaggagaggaggaaAGGAGATGGGAAGGGGGAGAAGATGATGAGAAAGAAGAGTTGGATGAAGATTAGGAAcaggaagaataagaagaagcaACGGCTCCAGATCAAAATCTGCATAGCTAAAAAGGTATACACGATCTAAGTTTTTGGTTCTCTACATATATACGTAGTTGCTATTTGCTTTTCTCCCTTTCGTTCGTTTATTACAAGTATAGCTGCTAATTTAGTTACTCCTAAGTAGCTTTCATCCGTGAAATTCGGGTTTGTAGGCTGCTGAAATTTCTTTGTATTACTGTTCAAATTACAAGTTTTTATATGGTATTGAAGAGGTTGTTCTTGTGACTCAAAACCACACCATTAGAGCAATAGTAAAAAGATTGTGATTATTTTTGTCCCTTAAGAGACATTTTCCCTAAAACGAAGGAATGATTCCAATTTATTCTCTTTGATGCGAAGAGTCCTCCTTAGGTAGGTTTGATGGAAAACAAGACTAAACATTGTTCCTCTTTTCTTAAAACCTGTAATAAATTAATGAACGAAAAGGTACATATCCCTCGTTATAATGTCTGGCCTAAACTAGGAGTCTACTGTTCTAATTATGTTTCGAACTAAGTCAGGAGTGTAGAAGTTGCAGTTGATAACCAGAGCCACAGTGGTTGGCTTATATAGTTTTTACGTAGTTAGCGATTGCTTGAACATTTGAGTGACCTGTGTTATCCGAATATAGTAGGTGCTCATTAAGGATTACCTACTTAAGAGACACCTTATCGTAAATGTTCGGTGCTGTGTTGGGCCTTCGTATCTTAATCGTTGCATGCAATGACACACAGTTGGAGTACTGAGTTTTTGTTCATGAAGTACTTGATTAAACTTCATTAATCTCTTCTCAGAGGTTTATTATGGACGAAGGACAATTATTGCATTTGCCAACTAAACAATCAGTCAAGTACAACTCCATAAGGGCTTATCTAAGAAACAGGTCTTACTGATATGTGAAACTGTAACATTATATGTCGTTTTCTGCTGCAGGAAAAAATGCGCAAGCCAAAACTATCACCTCCTCTTGATATTTCTCATTTACTTCAAGACACACTGTATAAGAAATTGTTCAAAAAATCTATCAGCAGTTCCATTCAtacccaaaaaaagaaaccacaatTACTCAAAGATCTATTTCAGAAACAGAATATAAGGAAAATTCAGAATACCAAGTCAGCTATCAAGAATCAGAAGGCAGAACCAAAGGATGTTCCTGTTCATAGcattctcaaaaagaaaaaaaggagctCTTCTGTGAAAAAAGCAGATCTAATTGACAACATGGAGGATGGCTATTCCAAAAAACCTTGCCTCGAAGTGAAAAAGCATGTCACTTTTTCAGGCAAAGATGACATATTTGGTAATAGCAAGAGCCCTTCTTCCAATGAGTTGTCTCACTTGGAAAGCCCCGGTAAAATATCCTCAGATGTCTCGGCTGCATCAAAAACTAGAGATGAGGCAACTGACCAGGGTGATAAACTTCCTTCTACTACTGAGAAGGCTCAGATGGCTAATGAAACTGGAATAGATGTTGCATCAGAGGTCGTGGTGAGGGAGGTTAGTTCTATCCCAGAAAAGACACAGCCAAATGATGCTTACTCTCATAAAAATAACTGTCTTGACAAAAGGAAGACATTCTTGGGTGAATCTGTTGACCTGAATCATGCCGTGCAGAGCTCTAGCACTTTGAATTGTTTGAACTTTGGCACTTCAACTTCCTCATCTAGTCGCCTGTACTCTGACGAAGTACCTGCTTTAAATTCTTATACTAAAGAAGGATCAAAATCTGGTGCTGGAATTCATGCACAAGAATGCTTTCATTTGACTTTAGATGGTAGACAATTGATGCCTCTACCTATTAGTTCGAGGTCTGAGACAAGTTCATGGGTCATAACCAGTAATGTGATCTCACAACCTTCAGCAACTGGGAAAGAAAGAGGCTCATTTGGTACAGCAAAAATGAACACTTGCGCCCATATAATGAGCAGCATCTCCTCCTCAACAGGATCAAACAAGTCTCTGGATACAATTCTAAGTACCGAGCGTATGTCTTCTTGTAGGAGCTTTTGCTTCAATGATGATTATGTTGGTCTTCCTCTGAACTCACAAGGAGAACTTATCAGGATGAATTCAAAGGGCCACTTTGATCATAGTGAGCTCTTTAAACAGCAGGACACACGAAAAGGTTCTTCTGGTACTTTTTCTGTTCCGAATCTTGTTAAGTGTAAAAATATCTTGGATCGTACAAGTGCGAGAAGGAAGAAATCTGGTGAACCATTGTATAATACAGAGCATTTTAGATGGTATCCAGAATTTCAGTATTCTCCTGGTGCACCAGTAACATCGGGAGTAGGTTTTGTGCAGTTGCCTGACTTCAGAAGAATGGGAGTTAAAAGTAAAGGACAGTTTGGACAATATCCAATGGATGTCTCTTGCAATGGGTGCATGGAACGTGTTTGTCAAGCTCAAAACTTGAGCAGTGGTCAGAAGTTTCAAATAGATGGTTATTTGGGCCAGGAGATTCAGCATTCAGCCCAACCAACAATGCGTTTGATGGGTAAAACTGTTGCAGTTGGTAAAAGCAGTGAAGAGTGCAGAGACTTAGATGATGGAAGGATATGGACTGACAAGGAAATCATAGCTGAAGAGTGTCACCCTGGAAGAATGAACAATAAAGAGTTTCCATATCTAATGACCCAAAAAGAAGTTCCATCAAGCATGTATCGTGCTCCAGCTGTCGAACTAAGGTTTGATCACGTGCATTTTGATAATCAACCACAAAGGATATCGAGAAGTCACGTTTCTTCATCCTTTGGAAACCCTACCAGACTGAACAATTATAGTCAGTCTACTCATCAGTCAATGCTGAATAACTCCATGACCTCCTTGAATTCGGTAACAAGGTACGAGGAATTGGGGCATCGGGCACCATTTCTTGAAACCTATCCTCAAGATGTTAATCAGAGCGTGCTGCTGAATTCTACCCACTGCAAACACAGCCAGAGCCTTTTATTTAGTACTTCATCAACTTCTGATCCATATAAGAAGTACAAGAGTTTCGTAGAAACATCATCTGCTCAATCTTCATCGTGTTTTCCACAATGGCTGATAAATTCAGATCTGCAGAAGAGATCTCAGAAATCCTCTTTCTTATCTTTTTCTGATCCCCCTAATGTTCATCATCCATATTCTGTCACTACGACAAACCTCCCTTGCTTATCTTCGGGATACCCCCCATCAGTTGTCTCTTTTCCTGCCTATGATACCTACAATCATCGGCCCAGCGGCTTTAGTCCGTTAGTTTACCCTTCTTATATCCAATCCTATCCTGCTGCCAGACCTAATTATTCAGTCAGTTCTGCCAATAGAAGCAAATTGAAGAGCAGGAATGAAATGAAATCTAAGTTTACCTTGAATGACTTGGATAATACTAACAGAAGTAACAAAAGGCCTGCCGCTGAGGATGATGAGTTATTTAGACCTGCAAAGAAGCCTCATCTCACACTGCAGGAGGATCTGAATGGGCCAGTGGGGCTGAGGGAAAAAGAACAATTAAATAGTCATACTCCAAATGGTACAGGTACTGAAGAAAAGTTTGATTCTCATACTAAGAATGGTGAAATTTGCCCTCAGTCTCTGAACGATGGCAAAAATGAAACAGGAAATGCCGGGGTCTCAAGTCTTGATTGTGTGAGAAGATCGGGGCCTCTGAAATTGAGTGCAGGAGCAAAACACGTACTGAAACCAAGTCAAAACACGGATCTGGACAATTCTAGGCCAATTCATTCAACTATACCATTTCCTGTTGGGACCAGTTGTAATACTGTTCCCGTGCCACAGAACAAGGCGACAAAAATTTACAGATTCTAGTTGGACCTGACCCCATTCAACAGAGGTTTCTGAATGGCGGTTCTTCAGCTGTGGCACTTTCATAATGACTATCTCTGCATGAACACAGATTTTTGGTGAATggaatcacttaaagtgaaggAGATATATTGGTTTCTTTTGTGGGTAAAATGGTTATTCGAGTATGTATGACATTGTATTTTATGAGTATCCACGTAAGGGCTTTTTCATGTGACTGTTGCAAGAGTATTTGCAACTTCACGATAAGGTATGCAAATCTACTAATTTCTTTATAGTAAGCATAACTATATCTTCTAAGTTGTCTCAGTAAGTTGATGTACATATCTATCATTTGTGTACTTGTGTATATCTGTCTAGCAATCTATATGCCATATATACATCTCTAGTATGATAGGAGTTTGGCATCTTGACATTCGCCACACAGTGAGACAGTCCCTGCTCTTATAAGGAGCTACAATTTGTCCTTGATTCTCTCTCTCCTAAGCAGGTTAGTCAGGGTAAATAGAAAGATCAAGTCACATATATTTCTCTTTAGATGTTATTCTTTCAGTGTACTTGCTGATCTCTAACATTAGATTACATCTTTTGAGCTTGACATATATAAGAAACTGCAACCATTGAATTTTGATCTGGCTTTTCATGCTATGGTGCAACAAAGTTGTAATTCATTTGTTGTGTCTGATGCCTATCACgatgtattttttttcatttatataatttgattttttctttctgctCTTTTTGATAATGTTTACATAACTTGTCACATGTTTGAATGAATGGCTGAGGTGCTTCTGTTACAACACTAAAGCAGACACTATTGTATATTTTCTTATAATTACTTGTAATACTTTGGTGCTACTTGTCCGTCTATGGTTAAATCTGAGTTGTAACTTGTAAGTTGCTTTACTGTTGTGATTTTCAAAGCATTCGAGTGAATACTGTTTTGGCTTATAGACATTGTTGTCATCTCTTCTTGATGGCTAAAATGTTGATTTTGGGGGGTTACTTGAAGCGTCATTTTTTGTGTTCTCTTCTGTTTCTGCTATAAATGCTTCTATTCTGATTCTTTTCCCTCGACTACAGAAATACGcttgttctttcattttcaCGACGGCATGCTTCAATGAGACATCTCAtcctcaacaaaaaaaaaaaaagagtac
This region includes:
- the LOC109717340 gene encoding uncharacterized protein LOC109717340, which encodes MAMAFEGFSIREYAAKMRSVDESKCWPFDGDGDERGLPPMPARKFRWWCDELAALGSGARGAAPEVEEEGRAQGRPSSARAKQRAPKKRSIVELFAVAPQIEAVGDETDGSDGEGRGCEGEEEEEEEEEGGGGEANERGGGGGGGGGSCGGGEGHGCDERVSEVVRKRKERRKGDGKGEKMMRKKSWMKIRNRKNKKKQRLQIKICIAKKEKMRKPKLSPPLDISHLLQDTLYKKLFKKSISSSIHTQKKKPQLLKDLFQKQNIRKIQNTKSAIKNQKAEPKDVPVHSILKKKKRSSSVKKADLIDNMEDGYSKKPCLEVKKHVTFSGKDDIFGNSKSPSSNELSHLESPGKISSDVSAASKTRDEATDQGDKLPSTTEKAQMANETGIDVASEVVVREVSSIPEKTQPNDAYSHKNNCLDKRKTFLGESVDLNHAVQSSSTLNCLNFGTSTSSSSRLYSDEVPALNSYTKEGSKSGAGIHAQECFHLTLDGRQLMPLPISSRSETSSWVITSNVISQPSATGKERGSFGTAKMNTCAHIMSSISSSTGSNKSLDTILSTERMSSCRSFCFNDDYVGLPLNSQGELIRMNSKGHFDHSELFKQQDTRKGSSGTFSVPNLVKCKNILDRTSARRKKSGEPLYNTEHFRWYPEFQYSPGAPVTSGVGFVQLPDFRRMGVKSKGQFGQYPMDVSCNGCMERVCQAQNLSSGQKFQIDGYLGQEIQHSAQPTMRLMGKTVAVGKSSEECRDLDDGRIWTDKEIIAEECHPGRMNNKEFPYLMTQKEVPSSMYRAPAVELRFDHVHFDNQPQRISRSHVSSSFGNPTRLNNYSQSTHQSMLNNSMTSLNSVTRYEELGHRAPFLETYPQDVNQSVLLNSTHCKHSQSLLFSTSSTSDPYKKYKSFVETSSAQSSSCFPQWLINSDLQKRSQKSSFLSFSDPPNVHHPYSVTTTNLPCLSSGYPPSVVSFPAYDTYNHRPSGFSPLVYPSYIQSYPAARPNYSVSSANRSKLKSRNEMKSKFTLNDLDNTNRSNKRPAAEDDELFRPAKKPHLTLQEDLNGPVGLREKEQLNSHTPNGTGTEEKFDSHTKNGEICPQSLNDGKNETGNAGVSSLDCVRRSGPLKLSAGAKHVLKPSQNTDLDNSRPIHSTIPFPVGTSCNTVPVPQNKATKIYRF